One genomic segment of Streptomyces niveus includes these proteins:
- a CDS encoding response regulator transcription factor, producing MSQAPPSVPPPVTPVRILLADDEHLIRGAFAALLGLEEDLTVVAEAASGPEALAMALAHRPDVAVLDLQMPGADGVKVATSLRTELPGCRTMIVTSHGRPGHLKRALAAGVRGFVPKTVSARQLAEIIRTVHAGNRHVDPELAADAISAGDSPLTAREAEVLELAADGAPIADIAAWASLSQGTVRNYLSSAASKLGAENRHTAVRLARERGWV from the coding sequence GTGAGTCAGGCGCCACCGTCCGTCCCTCCGCCGGTCACTCCTGTACGCATCCTGCTCGCCGACGACGAGCATCTGATCCGGGGCGCGTTCGCCGCGCTCCTCGGGCTGGAGGAGGATCTGACCGTCGTCGCCGAGGCCGCCTCCGGGCCCGAGGCGCTGGCGATGGCACTGGCACACCGCCCGGACGTCGCCGTCCTCGATCTCCAGATGCCGGGCGCCGACGGTGTGAAGGTCGCCACATCGCTCCGTACCGAACTGCCCGGCTGCCGGACGATGATCGTCACCAGCCACGGCCGCCCCGGCCATCTCAAGCGGGCCCTGGCGGCGGGGGTGCGCGGCTTCGTACCGAAGACCGTCAGCGCCCGGCAGCTCGCCGAGATCATCCGTACCGTGCACGCCGGAAACCGGCATGTGGACCCGGAGTTGGCGGCCGACGCGATCTCCGCCGGCGACTCGCCGCTGACCGCGCGCGAGGCCGAGGTGCTGGAGCTGGCGGCCGACGGGGCGCCGATCGCCGACATCGCGGCATGGGCCTCGCTGTCGCAGGGCACCGTACGGAACTACCTGTCGTCGGCCGCGTCCAAACTGGGGGCCGAGAACCGGCATACGGCGGTGCGTCTCGCCCGGGAGCGAGGTTGGGTATAG
- a CDS encoding sensor histidine kinase — MARVTSRARPWAGKSKPAKVEIYTRWSFHLFMVGELVVLVMGTLARADSPIGGWFLLLGCAHALAAGAYVSYALDWALGRRARPTRLMAATAALSAAGSVATMALIAANPLSKGDIQSLSYVLVAFAGFGIGSLVVGIRRVKNMLLTVLAFIVLVALSGLVFGMEPGALFGSVLGVLISGLALTFTTGFSVWLVKAVWDLDSARELQARLAVAEERLRFGRDLHDVMGRNLAVIALKSELAVELAQRGGTEQAAAQMSEVQRIARESQREVRAVVRGYREVDLHTELEGARGVLEAAGIGFRLEGVDTGKGAGGNGTGRGGTDGADGRSGGGSGGGVDGGSGGGAGGTAGLAADVQSALGWVVREAATNVLRHGDARQCTVRLTVREGCDAVLVVENDGLPDRAALARAGAESPPRPAGAGLAGLRERLATLGGTLDAGPVDGTHFRLTARVPLAAAPTGTTETAGIAETARAATAAGGAGASEVTA, encoded by the coding sequence ATGGCGAGGGTGACGAGCAGGGCGCGACCGTGGGCCGGAAAGAGCAAACCCGCCAAGGTGGAGATCTACACCCGCTGGTCATTCCATCTCTTCATGGTCGGCGAGCTGGTGGTCCTGGTGATGGGCACCTTGGCGCGCGCCGACTCACCGATCGGCGGCTGGTTCCTGCTGCTCGGCTGTGCCCACGCGCTCGCGGCCGGCGCCTACGTCTCCTACGCCCTCGACTGGGCGCTCGGCAGGCGGGCCCGGCCGACCCGTCTGATGGCCGCGACGGCCGCGCTCTCCGCCGCCGGTTCCGTGGCGACCATGGCTCTCATCGCCGCGAACCCGTTGAGCAAGGGTGACATCCAGAGCCTGTCCTACGTGCTGGTCGCCTTCGCCGGGTTCGGCATCGGCTCGCTGGTCGTCGGCATCCGGCGCGTGAAGAACATGCTGCTGACGGTGCTGGCCTTCATCGTGCTCGTGGCGCTGTCCGGGCTGGTGTTCGGCATGGAGCCCGGTGCCCTCTTCGGTTCCGTGCTCGGGGTGCTGATCTCGGGACTGGCCCTGACCTTCACCACCGGCTTCTCGGTCTGGCTGGTCAAGGCCGTATGGGATCTGGACAGCGCCCGTGAACTCCAGGCCCGGCTCGCCGTCGCCGAGGAGCGGCTGCGTTTCGGGCGGGACCTGCACGATGTGATGGGGCGCAATCTGGCGGTGATAGCGCTCAAGAGCGAACTCGCCGTGGAGCTGGCACAGCGCGGCGGTACGGAGCAGGCCGCCGCGCAGATGTCCGAGGTGCAGCGGATCGCGCGGGAGTCGCAGCGCGAGGTGCGGGCGGTCGTGCGGGGGTACCGGGAGGTGGATCTGCACACCGAACTGGAGGGCGCGCGGGGCGTGTTGGAGGCGGCGGGGATCGGCTTCCGGCTGGAGGGCGTGGATACGGGGAAGGGTGCGGGCGGGAACGGAACGGGCAGGGGCGGTACGGATGGTGCGGACGGCCGTTCGGGCGGCGGTTCGGGCGGTGGCGTGGACGGCGGTTCCGGCGGCGGTGCGGGTGGCACGGCGGGCCTGGCGGCCGACGTGCAGTCCGCCCTCGGGTGGGTGGTCCGCGAGGCCGCCACGAACGTGCTGCGGCACGGGGACGCGCGGCAGTGCACGGTGCGACTGACGGTACGGGAGGGGTGCGACGCGGTGCTGGTCGTGGAGAACGACGGGCTGCCCGACCGGGCGGCCCTGGCCCGGGCGGGCGCGGAGAGCCCGCCCCGGCCGGCGGGGGCCGGGCTCGCGGGGTTGCGCGAGCGGCTGGCCACCCTGGGCGGCACGCTCGACGCGGGCCCGGTGGACGGCACCCACTTCCGGCTCACGGCCCGGGTGCCGCTGGCGGCGGCGCCGACCGGGACCACTGAAACCGCTGGGATCGCTGAGACAGCCAGGGCGGCCACGGCGGCCGGCGGGGCCGGGGCGAGCGAGGTGACCGCGTGA